A window of the Azospirillum formosense genome harbors these coding sequences:
- a CDS encoding MinD/ParA family protein: MTDPVFPAALKNVHPLRGANVIAVASGKGGVGKTWFSITLAHALTKMGKNSLLFDGDLGLANVDIQLGFQPKNDLGAVINGDVTLGRAAQRYTEGGFDIIAGRSGSGTLAQLPSQRLSGLRNDLMELARRYDCVIMDMGAGVDRTVRTLSGPAGTTLVVTTDEPTSLTDAYAFIKLTHATNPTADLRVVVNMAQSVKDGERTYGTILKACQNFLKYKPALAGIIRRDLKVRDAIRNQSPLLTRSPASDAARDVLAIAQRLLNGQ; this comes from the coding sequence ATGACCGATCCGGTGTTTCCGGCCGCCCTCAAGAACGTTCACCCGCTGCGCGGTGCCAACGTCATCGCCGTGGCCAGTGGAAAGGGCGGCGTCGGCAAGACGTGGTTCTCGATCACACTCGCCCACGCGCTGACCAAGATGGGCAAGAACTCGCTGCTGTTCGACGGCGACCTCGGCCTCGCCAACGTCGACATCCAGCTCGGCTTCCAGCCGAAGAACGATCTGGGCGCGGTCATCAACGGCGACGTGACGCTGGGCCGCGCGGCCCAGCGCTACACCGAGGGCGGCTTCGACATCATCGCCGGCCGCTCCGGCTCGGGGACGCTCGCCCAGCTGCCGAGCCAGCGCCTGTCCGGCCTGCGCAACGACCTGATGGAGCTGGCGCGCCGCTACGACTGCGTCATCATGGACATGGGCGCCGGCGTGGACCGCACGGTGCGCACCCTGTCCGGCCCCGCCGGGACGACGCTGGTGGTGACGACGGACGAGCCGACCTCGCTGACCGACGCCTACGCCTTCATCAAGCTGACCCACGCCACCAACCCCACCGCCGACCTGCGCGTCGTGGTCAACATGGCGCAGAGCGTGAAGGACGGGGAGCGCACCTACGGCACCATCCTGAAGGCCTGCCAGAACTTCCTGAAGTACAAGCCCGCCCTGGCCGGGATCATCCGCCGCGACCTGAAGGTCCGCGACGCCATCCGCAACCAGTCGCCGCTGCTGACCCGCTCCCCCGCCTCCGACGCCGCGCGGGACGTGCTGGCCATCGCCCAGCGGCTTCTCAACGGCCAGTAA
- a CDS encoding sigma-54 dependent transcriptional regulator, which produces MRLLIVGTLEGYITAAGKIAMQRGAKVSHTDSIEGALNALRAAAGADLVMIDVKLDIATFIESLKAERITIPVVACGIGTDAAAAVKAIRAGAKEYIPLPPDAELIAAVLEAVAEESHAIVCQDPAMLATLRLADQVAPSDASVLITGESGTGKELMARYIHRKSRRSDAPFVAVNCAAIPENLLESELFGHEKGAFTGAVARRLGRFEEANGGTLLLDELSEMHPRLQAKLLRAIQEKEIDRIGSSQPVKVNVRLIATSNRNLENEVRAGNFREDLYFRLNVFSVAIPSLRERPADIPMIADHFLKKYAQANGLGEKRLSDDALLMLRAHHWRGNVRELENTMHRAVLLSKSETVGPDSIMLTSQLLAPEGSAQASIPTNSPVANPFAGPGGTVPQAPRGYGQPAPGYPTSYAPPTGHAAGAAAYGNAGASSYGNAGAASGAPAVQGLVGRTVAEVERDLIIGTLSHCLGNRTHAANILGISIRTLRNKLKQYSEEGVPVPPPGAEERAAY; this is translated from the coding sequence ATGCGTCTGCTGATCGTTGGAACGTTGGAAGGGTACATCACCGCCGCTGGCAAGATCGCCATGCAGCGCGGGGCGAAGGTGTCCCACACCGACAGCATCGAGGGCGCCCTGAACGCCCTGCGCGCGGCGGCGGGGGCGGACCTCGTGATGATCGACGTCAAACTCGACATCGCGACCTTCATCGAAAGCCTGAAGGCGGAACGGATCACCATTCCCGTGGTGGCCTGCGGCATCGGCACCGACGCCGCGGCGGCGGTGAAGGCGATCCGCGCCGGCGCCAAGGAATACATCCCCCTGCCCCCCGACGCGGAGCTGATCGCCGCCGTTCTGGAGGCGGTGGCGGAGGAAAGCCACGCCATCGTCTGCCAGGACCCGGCCATGCTGGCGACCCTGCGGCTGGCGGACCAGGTGGCGCCCAGCGACGCCTCCGTCCTGATCACCGGCGAGAGCGGCACCGGCAAGGAGCTGATGGCCCGCTACATCCACCGCAAGAGCCGGCGCTCCGACGCGCCCTTCGTCGCGGTGAATTGCGCGGCCATCCCGGAGAACCTGCTGGAATCGGAGCTGTTCGGCCATGAGAAGGGCGCCTTCACCGGCGCCGTCGCCCGCCGGCTGGGCCGCTTCGAGGAGGCCAACGGCGGCACCCTGCTGCTCGACGAGCTGTCGGAGATGCACCCGCGGCTCCAGGCCAAGCTGCTGCGCGCCATCCAGGAGAAGGAGATCGACCGCATCGGCTCGTCGCAGCCGGTCAAGGTCAACGTCCGTCTGATCGCCACGTCCAACCGCAACCTGGAAAACGAGGTCCGCGCCGGCAACTTCCGCGAGGATCTCTATTTCCGGCTGAACGTGTTCAGCGTCGCCATCCCGTCCCTGCGCGAGCGGCCGGCCGACATCCCGATGATCGCCGACCATTTCCTGAAGAAATACGCGCAGGCCAACGGGCTGGGCGAGAAGCGGCTGTCGGACGACGCGCTATTGATGCTGCGCGCCCACCACTGGCGCGGCAACGTGCGCGAGCTGGAAAACACCATGCACCGCGCCGTGCTGCTCTCCAAGTCGGAGACGGTGGGGCCGGACTCGATCATGCTGACCAGCCAGCTGCTCGCTCCGGAAGGGTCGGCGCAGGCGTCCATCCCGACCAACTCTCCGGTCGCCAACCCCTTCGCCGGTCCGGGCGGCACGGTGCCGCAGGCGCCGCGCGGCTATGGCCAGCCGGCTCCCGGCTACCCGACCTCCTACGCGCCGCCGACGGGCCACGCCGCGGGGGCCGCGGCCTACGGCAACGCCGGAGCCTCGTCCTACGGCAACGCCGGAGCGGCGTCCGGCGCCCCCGCCGTCCAGGGCCTCGTCGGCCGCACGGTGGCGGAGGTCGAGCGCGACCTGATCATCGGCACGCTGTCGCACTGCCTGGGCAACCGCACCCACGCGGCGAACATCCTGGGCATCTCGATCCGCACGCTGCGCAACAAGCTGAAGCAGTACAGCGAGGAGGGCGTGCCGGTGCCGCCGCCGGGGGCCGAGGAACGGGCGGCCTATTGA
- the flhA gene encoding flagellar biosynthesis protein FlhA translates to MALTEHNPGTRAGGGNMAALTDMLAVAKGALKRGDIVMAAGIMLIVVGLILPLPPMLLDVMLGLNVTISVLILMVVLFIEKPLELSAYPTILLITTLLRLSLNMASTRLILTQGHEGTSAAGHVIEAFAGFVMGGDFIIGVIVYAILTIVNFKVITAGSGRIAEVAARFTLDAMPGKQMAIDADLSAGMIDETTARAKRKELEDESAFFGSMDGASKFVKGDAVAGLMIMFINIIGGVSLAVLRYDMPILQALDTFTKLTIGDGLVSQIPALVISISAGFLVSKAGTGGSTDKAVVGQLTNHVSALGLSAGAMTLLALMPGMPVLPFLPVIAVVGAAAWYLPKMRAKKEAEEAEAAAAEAAGMGGPGGGAAPVADEPIATALAIDLIRLELGYGLLSLINQPQAGSHRLTDQIKGLRRQIAGEVGFVMPAVRIQDNLQLPPNSYIIRVKEIEAGRGDIRPNMLLVMDPRGEAMSLPGEQTVEPTFGLPAIWIEPGYREEALFKGYTVVDPSTVITTHLTELIKDNMPELLSFTETQKLLDELDKEHQKLIADVVPAQITVGGLQRVLQNLLAERVSVRDLATILEGVSEAASQTRSITQITEHVRTRLARQICDANINEMGVIPLVTLSPEWEQAFAESLVGDGDDRQLTMAPSRLQQFITSVRQTFERHAMMGETPVLLTSPLIRPFVRSIVERFRPATVVMSQNEIHPKARIKTLGQI, encoded by the coding sequence ATGGCACTGACCGAACACAATCCGGGGACGCGAGCGGGCGGCGGCAACATGGCCGCGCTGACCGACATGTTGGCCGTCGCCAAGGGAGCGCTGAAGCGCGGCGACATCGTGATGGCGGCCGGCATCATGCTGATCGTCGTCGGGTTGATCCTGCCGCTGCCCCCGATGCTGCTCGACGTGATGCTCGGGCTCAACGTCACCATCTCGGTCCTGATCCTGATGGTGGTGCTGTTCATCGAGAAGCCGCTGGAGCTGTCGGCCTACCCGACCATCCTGCTCATCACCACGCTGCTGCGCCTGTCGCTGAACATGGCGTCGACCCGCCTGATCCTGACGCAGGGGCATGAGGGAACGTCCGCGGCGGGCCATGTGATCGAGGCCTTCGCCGGCTTCGTCATGGGCGGCGACTTCATCATCGGCGTGATCGTTTACGCGATCCTGACGATCGTGAACTTCAAGGTGATCACCGCCGGTTCGGGCCGCATCGCCGAAGTGGCGGCGCGCTTCACCCTGGACGCCATGCCCGGCAAGCAGATGGCCATCGACGCCGACCTGTCCGCCGGCATGATCGACGAGACCACCGCCCGCGCCAAGCGCAAGGAGCTGGAGGACGAAAGCGCCTTCTTCGGCTCCATGGACGGTGCGTCGAAGTTCGTGAAGGGCGACGCCGTCGCCGGCCTGATGATCATGTTCATCAACATCATCGGCGGCGTGTCGCTGGCGGTCCTGCGCTACGACATGCCGATCCTGCAGGCGCTGGACACCTTCACCAAGCTGACCATCGGCGACGGCCTCGTCTCGCAGATTCCGGCGCTGGTCATCTCCATCTCCGCCGGCTTCCTGGTGTCGAAGGCCGGCACGGGCGGTTCCACCGACAAGGCGGTGGTCGGCCAGCTCACCAACCATGTCAGCGCGCTCGGCCTGTCGGCGGGCGCCATGACCCTGCTGGCCCTGATGCCGGGCATGCCGGTGCTGCCCTTCCTGCCGGTGATCGCCGTCGTCGGCGCCGCCGCCTGGTATCTGCCGAAGATGCGCGCCAAGAAGGAGGCGGAGGAGGCGGAGGCCGCCGCCGCCGAGGCCGCCGGCATGGGCGGGCCGGGCGGCGGCGCCGCCCCGGTGGCCGACGAGCCGATCGCCACGGCGCTGGCCATCGACCTGATCCGGCTGGAGCTGGGCTACGGCCTGCTGTCGCTGATCAACCAGCCGCAGGCGGGCAGCCACCGGCTGACCGACCAGATCAAGGGCCTGCGCCGCCAGATCGCCGGCGAGGTCGGGTTCGTCATGCCCGCCGTGCGCATCCAGGACAACCTGCAGCTTCCGCCCAACTCGTACATCATCCGCGTCAAGGAGATCGAGGCGGGGCGCGGCGACATCCGCCCGAACATGCTTCTGGTCATGGACCCGCGCGGCGAGGCGATGAGCCTGCCCGGCGAACAGACGGTGGAGCCCACCTTCGGCCTGCCGGCCATCTGGATCGAGCCGGGCTACCGCGAGGAGGCGCTGTTCAAGGGCTACACGGTGGTCGACCCGTCCACGGTCATCACCACGCACCTGACCGAACTGATCAAGGACAACATGCCCGAGCTGCTGTCCTTCACCGAGACGCAGAAGCTGCTGGACGAGCTGGACAAGGAGCACCAGAAGCTGATCGCCGACGTGGTGCCGGCGCAGATCACTGTGGGCGGATTGCAACGGGTGTTGCAGAACCTGCTTGCAGAACGGGTGTCGGTACGCGATCTTGCGACCATTCTGGAGGGCGTGTCCGAAGCGGCAAGCCAGACCCGCAGCATCACGCAGATCACCGAGCATGTGCGCACGCGCCTGGCGCGGCAGATCTGCGACGCGAACATCAACGAGATGGGAGTCATCCCGCTCGTCACCCTGTCCCCCGAGTGGGAGCAGGCGTTCGCGGAATCGCTGGTGGGCGATGGCGACGACCGGCAACTGACGATGGCGCCGAGCCGGCTTCAGCAATTCATCACTTCGGTCCGCCAAACCTTCGAGCGACACGCCATGATGGGCGAGACCCCCGTCCTGTTGACCAGCCCCCTGATCCGTCCCTTCGTCCGCTCGATCGTCGAGCGGTTCCGGCCGGCCACCGTGGTGATGTCGCAGAACGAGATCCACCCCAAGGCGCGGATCAAGACCCTGGGGCAGATCTGA
- a CDS encoding GTPase, with protein sequence MRLKSFHAKSMSEAMRMVRQTLGDDAIIVATREEDGGGVRVTAAVEDDDLLMAQARTAQPTRTARPVVVVEEEPEIDVGEVVADVLHRHGVPAALAEQLIDAAAGLDTDDPALALGAALDSMFTFSPLQDRRGGNKPLILVGPPGSGKTLIVAKLAAQAVFRKRSVGVITTDTVRAGGMEQLAAFTRLMKIKLATVEDPDALAGAFEVSRGADVVLVDTAGRNPYNREDMADLKALLSAGVAEPILVLPAGLDAMEAADIAQSFKALGVRRMLITRLDMARRLGSLLGTAHRSRMAFCNASVSSKVAEGLTPLNPVAFARLMMPAEDKAARSRPKPAAPAKTKAVRSSSRTIP encoded by the coding sequence ATGCGGCTGAAGTCGTTCCACGCCAAGTCCATGTCCGAAGCCATGCGCATGGTCCGCCAGACGCTGGGCGACGATGCCATCATCGTCGCCACGCGCGAGGAGGACGGCGGCGGCGTTCGCGTGACCGCGGCGGTGGAGGACGACGATCTGCTGATGGCGCAGGCGCGCACGGCCCAGCCGACCCGGACCGCCCGCCCCGTGGTGGTGGTCGAGGAGGAGCCGGAGATCGACGTGGGCGAGGTGGTGGCCGACGTGCTGCACCGCCACGGCGTGCCCGCCGCGCTGGCCGAGCAGTTGATCGACGCCGCCGCCGGTCTGGACACCGACGACCCCGCGCTGGCGCTGGGCGCCGCGCTCGACTCCATGTTCACCTTCAGCCCGCTGCAGGACCGGCGCGGCGGCAACAAGCCGCTGATCCTGGTCGGCCCGCCGGGCAGCGGCAAGACGCTGATCGTCGCCAAGCTGGCCGCCCAGGCGGTGTTCCGCAAACGCTCGGTCGGCGTGATCACCACCGACACGGTTCGCGCCGGCGGCATGGAACAGTTGGCCGCCTTCACGCGTCTGATGAAAATCAAACTGGCGACGGTGGAGGACCCCGACGCGCTCGCGGGCGCGTTCGAGGTCAGCCGCGGCGCCGACGTCGTCCTGGTGGACACCGCCGGGCGCAACCCCTACAACCGGGAAGACATGGCCGACCTCAAGGCCCTGCTGTCCGCCGGGGTGGCCGAGCCGATCCTCGTGCTGCCCGCCGGGCTGGACGCCATGGAAGCCGCCGACATCGCCCAATCCTTCAAGGCGCTGGGCGTGCGGCGGATGCTGATCACCCGTCTCGACATGGCGCGTCGGCTGGGCAGCCTGCTCGGCACCGCGCACCGTTCGCGCATGGCCTTCTGCAACGCCAGCGTTTCCTCCAAGGTGGCCGAGGGGCTGACACCGCTGAACCCGGTGGCCTTCGCCCGCCTGATGATGCCCGCCGAGGACAAGGCGGCGCGCAGCCGGCCCAAGCCGGCGGCCCCCGCCAAGACCAAAGCCGTTCGTTCTTCGTCGAGGACCATCCCATGA